A stretch of the Paenibacillus dendritiformis genome encodes the following:
- a CDS encoding glycosyltransferase family 61 protein: MNTIPDQFYLRTRDWAAGFAADPHLVRERYKVIYPKETIHLPAPNGEDAKRWPSACHFEEAFVAVIPEGRIMTGNGYVVTPDHKRLLDVEYAYPYPFTELPPAEYTEETVATLIWGWNIPGVAFTQAIYGHWFFDILPRIHLLEQSGIAIDKYLIGKLTHSFQYESLQMLGFPMDKLIEVDRNDYHLVARQLVVPAVPVILGKSPRWAYQFIRKRLRDDRHILPRPGYERIYVSRADAHARFVVNEEEVMQVLAEKGFTRIVLTPLSMQDKISIYSSAQAIVAPFGSGNVNVAFCNPGTTMIELSPVTVVDDYFWKISNHASMNYYEIICDIEQPPKPVGGADNLIVDIEKLKRVLHMAGI; this comes from the coding sequence ATGAATACGATACCCGATCAGTTTTATTTGCGGACACGGGACTGGGCTGCCGGCTTTGCCGCTGACCCTCATCTTGTGCGTGAGAGGTATAAAGTCATTTATCCGAAGGAAACGATTCATCTGCCTGCGCCCAACGGGGAAGACGCGAAGCGCTGGCCGTCGGCATGTCATTTCGAGGAAGCCTTCGTGGCGGTCATTCCGGAAGGGCGGATCATGACGGGGAACGGTTATGTCGTCACCCCCGATCACAAGCGGCTGCTCGATGTCGAGTATGCCTATCCTTATCCGTTCACTGAGCTTCCTCCGGCGGAATATACGGAGGAGACCGTAGCCACCCTGATATGGGGCTGGAACATTCCCGGGGTCGCTTTTACGCAGGCCATTTACGGCCATTGGTTTTTCGACATTCTGCCGCGGATTCATCTGCTGGAGCAAAGCGGCATCGCCATTGATAAATACTTGATCGGAAAGCTGACCCATTCGTTCCAATATGAATCGCTGCAAATGCTCGGCTTCCCGATGGACAAATTGATTGAAGTCGACCGCAATGATTATCATCTCGTCGCTCGTCAGTTGGTCGTGCCCGCCGTCCCGGTCATCCTTGGCAAGAGCCCGCGCTGGGCCTATCAATTCATCCGCAAGCGGTTGAGAGATGACCGCCACATCCTGCCCCGGCCAGGGTATGAGCGAATATATGTCAGCCGGGCGGATGCACATGCCCGCTTTGTCGTCAATGAGGAGGAGGTCATGCAGGTACTGGCCGAGAAAGGGTTTACCCGCATCGTGCTCACTCCGCTGTCCATGCAAGACAAAATTTCCATCTATTCTTCCGCTCAAGCCATCGTGGCCCCGTTCGGAAGCGGCAATGTGAATGTGGCGTTCTGCAATCCGGGCACGACGATGATCGAACTGTCGCCCGTCACCGTGGTCGATGATTATTTCTGGAAAATCAGCAATCACGCCTCTATGAATTACTATGAAATCATCTGCGATATCGAGCAGCCGCCGAAGCCGGTCGGCGGGGCCGACAACCTGATCGTAGACATCGAGAAGCTGAAGCGCGTGCTTCATATGGCGGGAATCTAG
- a CDS encoding alkaline phosphatase family protein, with protein MEQASYARRVFVLGMDGAGNFLQRLNRSKVAALARQEGVMTLGAMTELPTISAECWGAMLHGVTPGKHGYDNERAGAERYPLDSAYPSFFRIAREHHPEWTLASFTAWTPINYGLVEEGIGVHKHCAPDAELTDAACEYIGAAEDVRLFYIALDAPDALGHQSGYDTPPQHEAIAEAEERLLRIVDAIDRRGWREDSLLLFVTDHGGGGEHACNHGSDHPMDRTIFWAAAGACVNPNANLEGLTFKDTAAVVAAALGLPIPESWDARVPESLFRG; from the coding sequence GTGGAGCAGGCAAGCTATGCACGGCGGGTATTCGTATTGGGCATGGATGGAGCGGGCAATTTTCTTCAGCGGTTGAACCGCTCGAAGGTTGCCGCCCTGGCAAGACAGGAAGGGGTCATGACGCTCGGCGCGATGACCGAGCTGCCGACGATTAGCGCGGAGTGCTGGGGCGCGATGCTGCACGGCGTGACGCCCGGCAAGCACGGTTATGACAACGAGCGCGCCGGCGCCGAGAGATATCCGCTCGACTCGGCTTATCCGTCCTTTTTCCGGATCGCGCGGGAGCATCACCCGGAGTGGACGCTCGCCTCGTTCACCGCCTGGACGCCGATTAATTACGGTCTGGTGGAAGAGGGAATCGGCGTGCATAAGCATTGCGCCCCGGATGCGGAGCTGACGGATGCGGCTTGTGAATATATCGGAGCGGCGGAGGATGTCCGCCTGTTCTATATCGCCCTGGACGCCCCCGATGCGCTTGGCCACCAGAGCGGATACGACACGCCGCCGCAGCATGAGGCGATTGCAGAGGCGGAGGAGCGGCTGCTCCGGATTGTGGATGCCATCGATCGCAGGGGGTGGCGGGAGGACAGTCTCCTCCTGTTCGTCACCGATCATGGAGGCGGCGGAGAACATGCATGCAATCACGGAAGCGATCATCCGATGGATCGGACAATCTTCTGGGCGGCAGCCGGAGCGTGCGTCAATCCGAACGCCAATCTGGAAGGCTTGACCTTCAAGGATACCGCCGCCGTCGTGGCAGCGGCTCTCGGTCTGCCGATTCCGGAGAGCTGGGATGCCCGCGTGCCGGAATCCTTGTTCAGGGGCTAG
- a CDS encoding acetyltransferase, which translates to MSDSQRTIVIGAGGHAKVIIDILRADPAVDLVGCTSADGSGCVAGVPVLGDDSILPELYAQGVHQAFVAIGDNRIRWKMARTAANIGYTLINAISRHAYISPSASLGSGIAIMPGAVVNAEARIRDFAIINTGASVDHESVIGEACHIAPGSHLSGNVRVGEGSFLGTGTQVIDGTAVGAWSVLGAGAVVVRDIPDQCLAVGVPARVIKHFDC; encoded by the coding sequence TTGTCTGACAGCCAACGGACGATCGTGATCGGAGCGGGAGGGCATGCAAAAGTCATCATCGACATTCTTCGAGCCGATCCCGCCGTCGACCTTGTCGGCTGCACTTCCGCGGACGGAAGCGGCTGCGTGGCCGGAGTTCCTGTCTTGGGCGATGATTCGATCCTGCCGGAGCTGTATGCGCAAGGGGTCCATCAGGCATTCGTGGCCATCGGCGACAACCGTATTCGCTGGAAGATGGCCCGAACCGCCGCGAACATCGGTTATACCCTGATCAACGCAATCAGCCGGCACGCCTATATCTCCCCATCGGCAAGCCTTGGGTCAGGCATCGCTATCATGCCCGGGGCCGTGGTGAATGCGGAAGCCCGCATCCGGGATTTCGCCATCATCAACACCGGCGCATCGGTGGATCACGAATCCGTTATCGGAGAAGCATGCCATATCGCTCCGGGAAGCCATTTATCCGGCAATGTGCGGGTCGGGGAAGGCTCCTTCCTCGGTACCGGAACCCAAGTGATTGACGGCACGGCGGTCGGAGCATGGTCGGTTCTGGGGGCAGGCGCCGTCGTGGTCCGGGATATCCCCGATCAATGCCTCGCCGTAGGGGTGCCGGCCCGCGTCATCAAGCATTTTGATTGTTAA
- a CDS encoding peroxiredoxin — protein MPERLVGRPAPEFNMETANGDGQGFGSAALSDYRGKWLVLFFYPLDFTFVCPTELTALSGAAEEFKKLDTEILGVSVDSVHSHRAWINTPADANGLGRLNFPLASDITKSAARDYGVLIEEEGVALRGLFIIDPEGEVKYQAVNHNNVGRSVDETLRVLQALQSGGLCPSDWKPGDKHLAAN, from the coding sequence ATGCCGGAACGTTTGGTCGGCAGACCTGCGCCAGAATTCAACATGGAGACAGCGAATGGGGACGGACAAGGCTTCGGCTCCGCTGCGCTGTCCGATTACCGGGGCAAATGGCTCGTCTTATTCTTCTATCCGCTTGATTTCACTTTCGTATGCCCGACAGAGCTTACGGCTCTCAGCGGCGCAGCGGAAGAATTCAAGAAGCTGGACACTGAAATCCTCGGCGTGTCCGTCGACTCCGTGCATTCGCACCGGGCGTGGATCAACACGCCCGCCGATGCCAATGGCCTCGGCCGCCTGAATTTCCCGCTTGCTTCCGACATCACGAAATCGGCTGCCCGCGACTACGGCGTCCTCATTGAAGAGGAGGGCGTAGCGCTTCGCGGTCTCTTCATCATCGACCCGGAAGGCGAAGTGAAGTATCAAGCCGTAAACCATAACAATGTCGGACGCAGTGTGGACGAGACGCTCCGCGTGCTGCAAGCCCTGCAATCCGGCGGTCTGTGCCCGAGCGATTGGAAGCCGGGGGACAAGCATCTGGCTGCCAACTAA
- a CDS encoding DUF4214 domain-containing protein, which yields MSRHYRIIHHLYELMRREGNDFIRHLYIQMLHREPGEAELQHYGALLSMRTGKFTVALSVLCSEEAEQLYHRPAITLIPRQQGTIASRIHSFYTAEPLFFLHSLYAELLGRAPDPIGMEGHSRTLSSGTPRKTLLRTFVLSEECRGLLAGPALPPLPLQPHPAAAGWSGSIPVTQIGIFLGYPHPLALDGEGIGRFLYRLIEGLLTIRHDTVVHIAVTHFNEGDTRSTFESLNARFPGRCRIVGSNNMGWINDHVPADIWIVPIVSLDLALHLKKPYILCLHDLVHHQFPELYYAYQPDFCHRVNRAAYYVMERAAAIVSSSQYVRMHHAVALGGMPPAKTHVIRLAPPASEYQSFPPVPEAAFRAAYQLFDPYMVFPTVLRLHKNFERLIAAFLRYRHSPDGFASRLRLVFTDDLSDNPKRAEVMQLLQQCQNEEIRSSIRFIGRIPKSHIPSLYQYAAGTIVPTLFEGSCPFPILESLTMGTPAAVSKLEVTNELIQDMEGFLAFNPYSLEEMEAAIRGLWLHRNQLLPRQQSAIFHAMQRSWNDVAAEYYALIQHVAAAGG from the coding sequence TTGAGCCGTCATTACCGAATCATTCATCATTTATATGAGCTGATGAGACGGGAAGGGAATGATTTTATCAGGCATTTATACATTCAGATGCTTCACCGGGAACCGGGCGAAGCCGAGCTGCAGCATTACGGCGCGCTTCTATCCATGCGGACAGGCAAGTTCACCGTCGCGTTAAGCGTGCTGTGCAGCGAAGAAGCCGAACAGTTGTATCACCGGCCGGCCATCACGCTGATTCCCCGGCAGCAAGGCACTATCGCCAGCCGGATTCACTCCTTTTATACTGCTGAACCGCTCTTTTTCCTTCACTCTTTATATGCAGAACTGCTTGGGCGTGCCCCTGATCCGATTGGGATGGAGGGGCATTCGCGCACGCTGTCTTCCGGAACCCCGCGCAAGACGCTGCTGCGCACCTTCGTCTTGTCCGAGGAATGCCGGGGGCTCCTTGCCGGACCGGCTCTCCCTCCCCTTCCGCTGCAGCCGCATCCGGCTGCGGCGGGATGGAGCGGGAGCATTCCCGTGACACAGATCGGCATCTTCCTGGGCTATCCTCATCCCCTCGCCCTCGACGGCGAAGGGATCGGACGATTTTTGTACCGGCTTATCGAAGGCTTGCTGACGATACGCCACGACACGGTCGTTCACATTGCGGTGACGCATTTCAATGAAGGCGATACCCGCAGCACGTTCGAGAGCCTGAATGCCCGCTTTCCGGGCCGCTGCCGGATTGTCGGCTCCAATAACATGGGGTGGATCAACGATCATGTCCCCGCCGACATCTGGATCGTCCCGATCGTGTCTCTCGATCTGGCCCTGCATCTGAAGAAGCCGTACATTCTATGCCTGCATGATCTCGTTCATCATCAATTTCCGGAGTTATATTATGCCTACCAGCCTGACTTCTGCCACCGGGTGAACCGCGCCGCTTATTATGTGATGGAGCGGGCTGCGGCCATTGTATCCAGCTCGCAATATGTCCGTATGCATCATGCCGTCGCCCTGGGAGGAATGCCTCCGGCCAAGACCCATGTCATTCGTCTGGCTCCGCCCGCCAGCGAATACCAGTCCTTCCCGCCTGTTCCCGAAGCGGCGTTCCGGGCGGCGTACCAGCTCTTCGATCCTTATATGGTGTTCCCGACGGTGCTCCGTCTTCACAAAAACTTCGAGCGCCTCATCGCAGCCTTTCTTCGGTACAGGCATTCGCCGGACGGATTCGCATCCCGCCTGCGTCTCGTGTTCACGGACGATTTGAGCGACAACCCGAAGCGGGCCGAAGTGATGCAGCTTCTCCAGCAATGCCAGAACGAGGAAATTCGCAGCAGCATCCGCTTTATCGGCCGTATCCCGAAATCCCATATTCCTTCCTTGTACCAATATGCTGCCGGCACCATTGTCCCTACGCTGTTCGAAGGCAGCTGCCCGTTCCCGATACTGGAATCGTTGACGATGGGAACTCCGGCAGCGGTCAGCAAGCTGGAGGTCACGAACGAACTGATACAGGATATGGAAGGATTTCTGGCCTTCAATCCCTATTCGCTGGAGGAAATGGAGGCCGCCATCCGCGGGCTGTGGCTGCATCGAAATCAATTGCTGCCGCGTCAGCAGTCCGCGATATTCCATGCGATGCAGCGTTCCTGGAACGATGTCGCCGCCGAATATTACGCCCTTATCCAGCACGTCGCGGCGGCAGGCGGTTGA
- a CDS encoding glycosyltransferase, whose translation MKIVIWCANLISVGGGARLLSNLLPAMARQAGIERVRLVISAETRFRERLNGISYPNMEIAYFSGSIQSAEGQALLQDTHVVYFFWPHGPEYVPIGMPTICTFHDTTVLDYVPPFLSGSVVTHVWRAAKEWLDNMTSIVVSSHHVKGRLIQHFGPACEAATVIEHAIVPAPTLAAGELSPGLSARIPQQYILYPSNISPHKNHYNLLLAYSRVREKHPVPLILFGHNTELLRSVPPLWPDQVYIPTLVSLIRRKGLRLDEHIYPLGFVPDHDVIPLVRQAQALVMPSLSEGGGSYPVEEALKLGVPVLCSDIPVMREHLSRHSAEVVWFDPESPDAIARALEELFANYAHYKASAMAGIHDPSGTWDDIALKYILVFHRAYQKYHGL comes from the coding sequence ATGAAGATTGTGATTTGGTGCGCAAATCTGATTTCCGTAGGCGGGGGAGCCCGGCTGCTGTCGAATTTGCTGCCTGCCATGGCCAGGCAAGCGGGCATCGAGCGGGTCAGGCTCGTCATCTCCGCCGAGACGCGTTTCCGCGAAAGGTTGAACGGCATAAGCTATCCGAATATGGAGATCGCCTATTTCAGCGGAAGCATTCAGTCCGCCGAAGGGCAGGCCCTTCTTCAGGATACGCATGTCGTTTATTTTTTTTGGCCGCACGGGCCCGAATATGTTCCGATTGGGATGCCGACGATCTGTACCTTTCATGATACGACGGTGCTTGATTATGTGCCCCCGTTTTTAAGCGGCTCCGTCGTGACGCATGTCTGGAGGGCCGCCAAGGAATGGTTGGACAACATGACATCGATCGTCGTCTCCTCCCATCATGTCAAGGGCAGGCTGATTCAGCATTTCGGCCCAGCGTGCGAAGCCGCCACCGTGATTGAGCATGCGATAGTGCCTGCCCCGACATTGGCGGCAGGGGAATTGAGCCCCGGCCTGTCTGCCCGTATCCCGCAGCAATATATTTTGTACCCGAGCAATATTTCTCCGCACAAGAACCATTACAATCTGCTCCTGGCCTACTCCCGGGTTCGCGAAAAGCATCCGGTTCCGCTTATTTTGTTCGGGCACAATACGGAGCTGCTGCGGAGCGTGCCGCCGTTATGGCCGGATCAGGTGTACATTCCGACGCTGGTCTCCCTTATCCGCCGGAAGGGTCTGAGGCTGGACGAACATATTTATCCGCTTGGCTTCGTCCCGGATCACGATGTCATTCCGCTCGTGCGCCAGGCCCAGGCGCTAGTTATGCCGAGCCTGTCGGAAGGCGGCGGCAGTTATCCCGTGGAAGAAGCATTGAAGCTGGGCGTGCCGGTGCTGTGCTCCGACATCCCTGTTATGCGCGAGCATCTGTCGAGGCACAGCGCCGAGGTCGTCTGGTTCGACCCGGAATCGCCGGACGCTATCGCCAGAGCGCTGGAAGAGCTGTTCGCCAATTACGCGCACTACAAAGCTTCCGCGATGGCCGGGATTCATGATCCTTCCGGGACATGGGACGACATCGCCCTTAAATATATTCTTGTCTTCCATCGGGCTTACCAGAAATATCACGGCCTGTAA
- a CDS encoding class I SAM-dependent methyltransferase, with protein sequence MHWSYHQPVFAADSAPELPREFMTHGAWSGHRRFAYDLVRFALPRTIVELGTLYGTSFFTFCQAVKDGQLAARCFAVDTWKGDPHVGSYDDVVYQAVQAVTAREFPLIGTLVRSDFDGAANLFADGSIDVLHIDGYHTYEAVHHDYATWYPKLAENGIVLFHDTAVRLRDFGVYRFWEELGEHPHIAFPHSNGLGVLFPKGCPANWLPLIENKDALVANYAAGQV encoded by the coding sequence ATGCATTGGTCCTATCATCAGCCTGTGTTTGCCGCGGATTCCGCGCCGGAGCTGCCGCGTGAGTTCATGACGCATGGAGCCTGGTCCGGCCATCGCCGCTTTGCGTATGATCTGGTTCGCTTTGCCCTGCCCCGAACGATTGTGGAGTTGGGCACGCTGTACGGCACCTCATTCTTTACCTTCTGCCAAGCGGTGAAGGACGGACAGCTTGCGGCCCGCTGCTTCGCTGTCGACACCTGGAAGGGAGACCCGCATGTCGGCAGCTATGACGATGTCGTCTATCAAGCGGTGCAAGCCGTTACCGCCCGTGAATTTCCGCTGATCGGCACCTTGGTGCGGAGCGATTTCGACGGGGCGGCGAATCTCTTCGCCGACGGGTCCATCGATGTGCTTCATATCGACGGCTACCACACCTACGAGGCCGTTCATCACGATTACGCGACATGGTATCCGAAGCTGGCCGAGAACGGGATCGTCCTCTTTCATGACACTGCGGTCCGCCTGCGGGATTTCGGCGTATACCGGTTCTGGGAAGAGCTCGGGGAGCATCCGCATATCGCGTTCCCCCATTCGAACGGGCTCGGCGTCCTGTTCCCCAAAGGATGCCCGGCGAACTGGCTGCCTCTGATTGAGAACAAGGACGCGTTGGTGGCGAACTATGCCGCAGGACAAGTGTGA
- a CDS encoding glycosyltransferase family 61 protein: MSTIPNLFYHRTRDWAAGYAYDLSLLQERYKIIYPEETVVLPAPKGVDAPRWPPLCHTDEAFVAVIPEGRVMTGCGYVVTPDHRRLLDVELAYPYPFNELPPPQYTTDTVATLLWGWNIPGYAYTHAIFGHWFFDILPRIHLLEQSGIAIDKYLIGQLTHPFQHESLQMLGFPMDKLIQVDRNDFHLVARKLVVPAVPFALGGCPRWANQFIRSRLKDAHSIPPRPGYERIYVSRQDAHVRHVINEEEVMQVLAEKGFVRIVLTPLSMEDKISIYSSAQVIVSPFGSGSINTAFCNPGSTLIELTPVTVMDGYFWKISNHAGMNYYEVLCDIEQPPKPLGGADNLIVDIDKLKRVLHMAGI, translated from the coding sequence ATGAGTACGATCCCGAATCTTTTCTATCACCGGACGCGAGATTGGGCTGCCGGTTACGCCTATGATCTCTCATTGCTTCAAGAGAGGTACAAAATCATTTACCCGGAGGAAACCGTCGTCTTGCCTGCCCCCAAAGGAGTGGACGCGCCCCGTTGGCCGCCGCTATGCCACACCGATGAGGCCTTCGTGGCGGTCATCCCGGAAGGAAGGGTCATGACCGGGTGCGGGTACGTCGTTACCCCCGACCATCGCCGGCTTCTTGACGTGGAACTTGCCTATCCCTATCCGTTCAACGAGCTTCCTCCGCCGCAATATACGACAGACACCGTGGCCACGTTGTTATGGGGCTGGAATATTCCCGGCTACGCCTATACACATGCCATTTTCGGGCATTGGTTTTTTGATATTTTGCCCCGAATTCATCTGCTGGAACAGAGCGGGATCGCTATCGACAAATATTTGATCGGCCAACTGACTCACCCCTTTCAACATGAATCGCTGCAAATGCTCGGATTTCCGATGGATAAGTTAATTCAAGTTGACCGGAACGACTTCCATCTGGTCGCGCGCAAGCTGGTCGTGCCTGCCGTCCCGTTCGCTCTGGGCGGATGTCCCCGCTGGGCCAATCAGTTCATCCGCTCCCGCCTGAAAGACGCTCATTCCATTCCTCCCCGTCCCGGCTATGAACGAATCTATGTCAGCCGGCAGGATGCGCACGTGCGTCATGTCATCAATGAAGAGGAAGTGATGCAAGTGCTGGCCGAGAAGGGCTTTGTCCGCATTGTTCTCACGCCGCTGTCCATGGAGGACAAAATATCCATCTACTCTTCCGCCCAGGTTATCGTCTCTCCCTTCGGAAGCGGAAGCATTAATACGGCGTTTTGCAATCCAGGCTCTACCTTGATCGAACTGACGCCTGTAACGGTTATGGATGGTTACTTCTGGAAAATCAGCAACCACGCAGGGATGAACTACTACGAGGTGCTCTGTGATATCGAGCAGCCGCCGAAGCCGCTCGGCGGAGCTGACAACTTAATCGTAGACATTGACAAGCTGAAGCGCGTGCTTCATATGGCCGGCATTTAG
- a CDS encoding DegT/DnrJ/EryC1/StrS family aminotransferase, giving the protein MKKYYPIAAPILNGNEKKYVADCLDSTWISSNGSYLGMFEQQFAAFCQTKHAITCSNGTTALHLALIAHGAGPGDEVIVPTLTFAATANAVAYCGATPVFVDSDPETWNMDPEAVVEKITPRTKGIIAVHLYGHPVHMDPIMQAAQEHNLFVIEDAAEAIGAEYKGRRAGSLGHTAAFSLFGNKIITTGEGGIITTDDDEIAEKIRLFKGQGMDKSRKYWHTVIGYNYRMTNIQAAIGCAQLENIDWHIQQRIRVAMHYYDCLQYDERITLPVQKVWSKNVFWMMSVVLKGCSEAKRDRIMERLKEDGIETRPFFYPMHILPPYQHLQPHAEFPVANRIAAQGINLPSHGELTGEDIHWIGGKLQRAIDKES; this is encoded by the coding sequence ATGAAGAAATATTATCCTATAGCAGCTCCGATTCTGAACGGGAATGAAAAAAAATATGTAGCCGATTGTCTCGATTCGACGTGGATTTCATCCAACGGTTCTTATCTGGGCATGTTCGAGCAGCAATTCGCGGCTTTTTGTCAGACGAAGCACGCAATAACTTGCAGCAATGGCACGACTGCGCTCCATCTGGCACTCATCGCGCACGGTGCCGGTCCGGGGGACGAAGTGATCGTTCCGACGCTGACCTTCGCCGCCACGGCCAATGCGGTCGCGTATTGCGGAGCGACACCGGTGTTCGTCGATTCCGATCCGGAGACGTGGAATATGGATCCGGAGGCGGTCGTGGAGAAGATTACGCCCCGAACGAAGGGCATTATTGCCGTCCATCTGTACGGTCACCCCGTTCATATGGATCCGATTATGCAAGCGGCCCAAGAGCATAATTTATTTGTCATCGAGGATGCCGCCGAAGCCATCGGCGCCGAATACAAAGGCAGAAGAGCGGGCTCTCTCGGCCATACGGCCGCCTTCAGCTTATTCGGCAACAAGATCATTACGACCGGCGAAGGCGGCATCATCACTACGGATGATGACGAGATCGCCGAGAAAATTCGCCTGTTCAAAGGGCAGGGCATGGATAAATCCCGTAAATATTGGCATACGGTCATCGGCTACAATTACCGCATGACAAATATCCAGGCTGCGATCGGCTGCGCGCAACTGGAAAATATCGACTGGCATATCCAGCAGCGCATTCGGGTTGCGATGCATTACTACGATTGCCTTCAGTACGATGAACGAATCACCCTGCCGGTCCAGAAGGTATGGTCCAAAAACGTCTTTTGGATGATGAGCGTCGTGTTGAAGGGGTGCTCGGAAGCGAAGCGGGACCGGATCATGGAGCGGTTGAAGGAGGATGGCATCGAGACGAGACCGTTCTTCTACCCGATGCACATTCTTCCGCCGTATCAGCATCTGCAGCCCCATGCGGAGTTCCCGGTCGCGAACCGAATCGCCGCGCAAGGGATCAACCTGCCGAGCCATGGCGAATTGACCGGGGAAGACATTCATTGGATTGGCGGCAAGCTGCAGCGCGCAATAGACAAGGAATCCTAA
- a CDS encoding glycosyltransferase family 4 protein, producing MAQIVWHGNAFDSTGYAKATRQYVMALHARGADVKLVSHSALPPIELPREQREVLEHLQAKPPSAGRRINIYHYIPDLWRRRIRPSFGFTYWETSKIPDSWVRQANQMNGVFLPSTHNIGVFRNSGVTVPLIYIRPCLMEPYRPPSPQTPPPYIHALPPFRFLSVCSWIERKGIDVLLKAFWKEFTADDQVCLIVKTAGNADVLHEVERLKQEQRLPHVPAPVYIDLELRSEQEMDALYRSCHAFVLPSRGEGVGYPVLEAAMRGVPVITTGWGGHMDFLNEYNSYVIPYHLTPVKPQHYYGGYQADQLWAEPSGSELQRILRHVLSHYDEAALKGQIAKQHTMAHFTPDNAAQELLQALSDMTRRSFAR from the coding sequence ATGGCACAAATTGTGTGGCACGGCAATGCATTCGATTCGACCGGCTATGCGAAGGCGACAAGGCAATATGTCATGGCTCTCCACGCTCGCGGCGCCGACGTGAAGCTCGTCAGCCATTCCGCTCTTCCTCCGATCGAGCTTCCGCGGGAGCAGCGGGAGGTCTTGGAGCATCTTCAGGCCAAGCCGCCGTCAGCCGGCCGGCGGATCAATATCTATCACTACATTCCGGATCTGTGGCGGAGAAGAATTCGTCCCTCCTTCGGGTTCACCTATTGGGAGACCTCGAAAATACCGGACTCCTGGGTTCGGCAGGCCAATCAAATGAACGGCGTATTTTTGCCAAGCACGCATAATATCGGCGTATTCCGCAATTCAGGCGTTACGGTGCCCTTGATTTACATACGGCCGTGTCTGATGGAGCCGTACCGTCCGCCTTCGCCGCAGACTCCGCCGCCGTATATTCACGCCTTGCCCCCGTTCCGCTTCCTCAGCGTCTGCTCCTGGATTGAGCGCAAGGGGATTGATGTGCTGTTGAAGGCATTCTGGAAGGAGTTCACGGCGGACGATCAAGTCTGTCTCATCGTCAAAACGGCCGGCAACGCGGACGTGCTGCATGAAGTCGAGCGGCTGAAGCAGGAGCAGCGGCTTCCCCATGTTCCCGCTCCGGTCTATATTGATCTTGAGCTGCGCAGCGAGCAGGAAATGGACGCGTTATACCGGAGCTGTCATGCTTTCGTCCTGCCCAGCCGCGGAGAGGGCGTCGGATATCCGGTGCTGGAAGCGGCGATGAGAGGCGTTCCTGTCATTACGACCGGATGGGGCGGCCACATGGACTTTTTGAATGAATACAACAGCTATGTCATTCCTTATCATCTGACGCCCGTCAAGCCGCAGCATTACTACGGCGGGTATCAAGCCGATCAACTCTGGGCGGAGCCGTCGGGCAGCGAGCTTCAGCGCATTCTGCGCCATGTCCTGTCTCATTATGACGAGGCGGCCCTGAAGGGCCAGATCGCGAAGCAGCATACGATGGCGCATTTTACCCCCGACAATGCGGCCCAGGAGCTCCTTCAGGCGCTGTCGGACATGACGCGCCGCTCATTCGCCCGTTAA